The following proteins are co-located in the Vigna angularis cultivar LongXiaoDou No.4 chromosome 2, ASM1680809v1, whole genome shotgun sequence genome:
- the LOC108329622 gene encoding glyceraldehyde-3-phosphate dehydrogenase GAPC1, cytosolic — MASDKKIRIGINGFGRIGRLVARVALQRNDVELVAINDPFITTDYMTYMFKYDTVHGQWKHFDVKVEDSKTLLFGEKPVTVFGIRNPEDIPWGEAGADYVVESTGVFTDKDKAAAHLKGGAKKVVISAPSKDAPMFVVGVNEKEYKPELDIVSNASCTTNCLAPLAKVINDRFGIVEGLMTTVHAITATQKTVDGPSSKDWRGGRAASFNIIPSSTGAAKAVGKVLPALNGKLTGMSFRVPTVDVSVVDLTVRIQKAATYEQIKAAIKEESEGKLKGILGYTEDDVVSTDFVGDSRSSIFDAKAGISLNENFVKLVSWYDNEWGYSTRVIDLIVHIASVA, encoded by the exons ATGG CATCAGACAAGAAAATTAGGATCGGTATCAACG GATTTGGAAGGATTGGCCGTTTGGTGGCCAGGGTTGCCCTTCAAAGGAACGATGTTGAACTCGTTGCAATCAACGATCCTTTTATCACCACTGATTACATG ACATATATGTTCAAGTATGACACTGTTCATGGCCAATGGAAGCATTTTGATGTCAAGGTGGAGGACTCTAAGACCCTTCTCTTTGGTGAGAAGCCCGTGACAGTTTTTGGTATCAG GAACCCCGAGGACATTCCATGGGGTGAGGCTGGTGCTGACTATGTTGTCGAGTCAACTGGGGTATTCACTGACAAGGACAAGGCTGCTGCTCACTTGAAG GGTGGTGCCAAAAAGGTTGTGATTTCTGCCCCAAGCAAAGATGCACCCATGTTTGTTGTCGGAGTTAACGAGAAAGAATACAAACCAGAGCTTGACATTGTTTCCAACGCTAGCTGCACCACCAATTGCCTTGCTCCCCTCGCCAAG GTCATCAATGACCGATTCGGAATTGTTGAGGGTCTCATGACCACTGTTCACGCCATCACAG CGACTCAGAAGACTGTTGATGGTCCATCAAGCAAGGATTGGAGGGGTGGAAGAGCTGCTTCCTTCAATATTATTCCCAGCAGCACTGGAGCTGCCAAG GCTGTAGGAAAAGTTCTTCCAGCACTGAATGGCAAACTCACCGGAATGTCCTTCCGAGTCCCTACTGTTGATGTTTCAGTTGTTGACCTCACTGTCAGGATACAGAAGGCAGCAACCTATGAGCAAATCAAGGCTGCTATCAA GGAGGAATCAGAGGGCAAATTGAAGGGTATTTTGGGTTACACTGAAGACGATGTTGTCTCTACTGATTTTGTTGGTGACAGCAG GTCTAGCATATTTGACGCCAAGGCCGGAATTTCTTTGAATGAAAACTTTGTAAAGCTTGTTTCGTGGTATGACAACGAATGGGGTTACAG tacCCGTGTGATTGATTTGATTGTCCACATTGCATCCGTGGCATAA
- the LOC108328706 gene encoding uncharacterized protein LOC108328706: MAANRWLRPEVYPLFAAVGAAVGICGMQLVRNITTNPEVRVTKSNRAAGILENFEEGEKYSQHGLRKYVRGRTPQIMPSVNNFFSEPSN; this comes from the exons ATGGCCGCCAACAGATGGTTGAGACCTGAG GTATACCCACTCTTCGCTGCAGTTGGTGCAGCTGTCGGGATCTGCGGTATGCAACTTGTGAGGAACATAACCACCAATCCTGAAGTCAG GGTGACCAAGAGCAACAGAGCTGCAGGAATTCTTGAGAACTTTGAGGAGGGAGAGAAATATTCACAACATGGTCTGAGGAAGTATGTTCGTGGGAGGACCCCTCAGATCATGCCATCCGTCAACAACTTCTTCTCTGAACCATCAAACTAA
- the LOC108328480 gene encoding mitotic spindle checkpoint protein MAD2, whose protein sequence is MAARTVAKDIITLRGSAAIVSEFFGYAANSILYNRGVYPEESFVKVKKYGLPMLLTEDEGVKSFITNLTAQLSEWLEAGKLQRVVLVIMSKATSEVLERWNFSIETDGEVVEKGVSREKSDKEIMREIQAIMRQIASSITYLPCLDEPCVFDVLAYTDKDVAVPFTWIESDPKLIANPQMVKLHSFDTKIHKVDTLVSYKNDEWDEQ, encoded by the exons ATGGCTGCAAGAACAGTTGCCAAAGACATAATCACTCTTCGTGGTTCCGCAGCAATCGTTAGCGAGTTCTTCG GATATGCTGCCAACAG CATTCTTTACAATCGCGGAGTTTATCCGGAAGAAAGTTTTGTGAAGGTGAAGAAATACGGGCTCCCCATGTTGCTCACTGAAGACGAGGGTGTCAAATCCTTTATAACCAATCTAACTGCTCAGCTCTCTG AATGGCTTGAGGCTGGCAAGTTGCAGAGGGTGGTCCTTGTTATAATGAGCAAGGCCACCAGTGAAGTGCTTGAAAGGTGGAACTTCAGCATTGAGACCGACGGTGAAGTTGTTGAAAAGGG TGTCTCTCGAGAGAAGAGTGACAAAGAAATAATGAGAGAGATACAAGCGATTATGAGGCAGATTGCTTCAAGTATCACCTATTTACCTTGCCTGGACGAACCTT GTGTTTTTGATGTGTTGGCGTACACTGACAAAGATGTGGCAGTTCCTTTCACTTGGATTGAAAGTGATCCAAAACTTATTGCAAATCCACAAATGGTGAAATTGCATTCCTTCGACACTAAG ATTCACAAGGTTGACACACTCGTATCATACAAGAATGACGAATGGGATGAACAGTAG